Proteins encoded by one window of Anopheles maculipalpis chromosome 2RL, idAnoMacuDA_375_x, whole genome shotgun sequence:
- the LOC126568343 gene encoding ubiquitin-like-conjugating enzyme ATG3: MQNVLNSVKGTALGVAEYLTPVLKESKFRETGVLTPEEFIAAGDHLTHHCPTWSWAVGDESKIKPYLPKDKQFLITRNVPCRRRCKQIEFVGEENLVEENDPDGGWVETHHYNPDDAGSSGLEEKVCEMKLDSSRTEDEPAADMDDLRNLDDGEGGDGAGDEDDEDGAAIDMDEFEESGLLETVDPSNALLPAPNEKPKPVVPTEAEGESVVRTRTYDLHITYDKYYQTPRLWVIGYDENRKLLSVEQMYDDVSQDHAKKTVTMETHPHLPGPNMASVHPCKHADIMKKIIQTVEEGGGELGVHMYLIIFLKFVQTVIPTIEYDFTQNFNITNHK, encoded by the exons ATGCAGAATGTCCTGAATTCTGTCAAGGGCACGGCGCTCGGTGTTGCCGAATATTTAACACCCGTACTGAAG GAATCAAAGTTTCGCGAAACGGGTGTCCTAACGCCGGAAGAGTTTATTGCGGCCGGGGATCATCTTACCCACCATTGTCCGACCTGGTCGTGGGCTGTTGGGGATGAGAGCAAAATAAAGCCTTATCTCCCGAAAG ATAAACAATTTCTGATTACGCGCAACGTACCCTGCCGTAGGCGCTGCAAACAAATCGAGTTTGTTGGCGAAGAGAATCTGGTGGAggagaacgatccggatggtgGATGGGTCGAAACACATCACTACAATCCGGACGATGCGGGTAGTTCCGGGCTGGAGGAGAAGGTTTGTGAGATGAAGCTGGACAGCTCACGGACTGAGGATGAACCGGCGGCTGATATGGATGATCTGAGGAATCTGGATGATGGCGAGGGAGGAGACGGTGCTggggatgaggatgatgaggatggTGCGGCAATTGATATGGATGAGTTTGAGGAGAGCGGTTTGCTGGAAACCGTTGATCCG TCAAATGCATTGCTACCCGCACCGAATGAAAAGCCCAAACCGGTCGTACCAACCGAGGCGGAAGGTGAGTCTGTGGTACGCACCAGAACATACGATCTTCACATCACGTACGACAAATACTACCAAACGCCCCGTCTTTGGGTGATAGGGTATGATGAAAACCGGAAGCTACTAAGTGTAGAACAGATGTACGATGATGTCAGCCAAGATCATGCGAAGAAAACGGTAACCATGGAAACGCATCCACATCTACCAGGTCCGAACATGGCATCTGTACATCCGTGCAA GCACGCCGATATTATGAAGAAAATCATCCAAACCGTTGAGGAAGGTGGTGGCGAACTGGGCGTCCATATGTATCTCATCATCTTCCTGAAGTTTGTCCAAACCGTCATACCGACGATCGAGTACGATTTTACGCAAAACTTCAACATTACCAACCACAAATAA